From the genome of Bombus vancouverensis nearcticus chromosome 4, iyBomVanc1_principal, whole genome shotgun sequence:
GTCGATCGGTCGATCTTCCTTGGGAGTCTGGGCTTGTCGCTTCCTGATTTTATTGCCTCCCGCTACATTCGTCACACCGATTCGAACATTTCCTTTCACTCGCGATACCATCGCCAGATTCTTTATAGGTTGCGCTTCATGGGAAGTTGCCGCGTGGAGAAGAATGCGTCGAAATTGGTCCGGTAAAAGCAGGGCAATGAAAGGCATCATCGAGTCGAGCGGAGTCGGGTCGAGATGAGAACGATACGGTATGCGTTCGCGGATGGAACGATCGTAGAAGATCCACCGAAGATCCACGAGGTCGATGACGTCAGGAGCTTGACGGGATCAATCGGAGAGTCAAGTCGCGATAATTGCGACAATCGTCGGGATGCTCCCCAACGAGACGCTTAATTCCGCTCCCTCGTTCGTCGCAACTCTCTTTCTCCGCGTGACGCTTTCGCCGTTCAATTTACGGCCCCTCGCGCTATTTACTTAACTTCGAAGATTGCCGATCGTTAATTGTCGCTCCAAACGTACTGCCTACAATTTCCCCCGACGACCGAACGTCTGCGTTTCGTAACTTGTCCGAAGGAAAAATCTACCCATCGATACACGATTTCGAGGAAATGAATCATGGATTATTTTCAAGATGGAGAAAACAGCGTTTGAAACTGGAAAACGGTGCGAAGCAACGAAGGGACGGTCGATCGTCGCGACGAAATATATACGGCTATAGCGAAAAGAAAGTTTACACTAGATACTTTTCATTGGTATTAGTAAAAATCGCCTGTTTACACATATTCCTATATCGTGTTTATTCGTTGCCCTTGTAAAATAGAATTCAGTGTTCTAAAATTATATGCTTTAATGACAATTGGTCGCGATACCGACGCAGTTCAACGATCGTAAGGAGGTTTCCCTATCCACATTCGATAAACGAAAAATTCGATGGACAAGTCGTGGTCAGCTGGTTTCCCCAAGCGAGCTATCCGGTGGAAAAAATGGAGCAGCGCGCGACGCGGTGCTCATCGAGGACACGATAATTGGCGAACGCAGGGTCAACACGACCCACGAAACATTTCATTAACTCTGGACACGGCGTCCTTTCGTAGAGAGTACGAACTGTCACGAATCGATCAACCTACTCGTCGAAACCAAACGAGTAAATCAGTTAATATTATTCATGATAGGACGACGCGCGTGATCGAACTTGGAGATCGAAAGTCCATCGTATATCGACTCGCTGATATCGTCCAAAGCTGCACCCTCACTGAAGCAGCAATGAGGAACTTTCCGTTACCTCTATGTTTGTTGAAACTGTTGCTGGTTGTGCAACGTTTCGCGTTCCATGTTCCTTCATGTATCTGTTGCCAGTAAAAAAAGTTGTTGCTTGTTACCTGTTTCCGTCCGGAGCGGCAAAgatgaaacgaaaataaaaaagcaCGCAGCAACAGATTACGACAGAAATGAACGTCCCTGAAAATCGGAACAAAACCCAAATATTCCTCTGATTGCGTTGCTTCAGTGTGGACAAAACGTTTCCACAAGTTGATATTTGTTGGGCATTACATATTTCGAATATGCAGCAACAATAGGCAACAAAAAGTTCTTCGTTGTTGCTTCAATGAAGACGCAGGTTAACagtatttgtcttttttttcctATGCAGATGGAGAACCAAGGTTTCGAGGAGGAGCACCAGCAGCCAAAAAGCGAAGAAACGCCGATATCTTCGCGAGAGTTTCGCCATGATTCGCATACGTTCTCGTTCGATACGATTGGCAACGAGCTATCGCCCGATGACCCGGTGTCGAACGCGGATGGCCACGTGTACGAGGACATTCTGCCCGGTGTAGAGAATCCCTCGAAGCATTCCGGAGTTATGATCGGCCAAGATCAAGCTCTTCGGCGACCTTTGAACGCCATCGAATACGTTTGCAAAAGCGCTACGACGAGATCATTGGATAGAGAAGAGATCGCTGGAACGTTCCGTCGTAATTTAACGTTACCGTTTCGACGTGGCACCGGGTTGGATTCTTCCCTCGGTAGCTGCTCCATTCGTGGGACGAGTGGAAAGAGAATCGACGGTCGCCGTGAGGATACGGAAGTTGCGACGAGGAATGCCGATATCGTCGCCTTCACCGACGACGCTTTCTCGTCTCGAGCGCAGTCTATCACGCTCCAATCCGAATGCAGACCCAGTAAAAAGCGCAGGAAGAAGGATTGCAAGCATTGTCGAAACAAAGCTGCCGCGTCTAGCAATGACCAACACCACCAAGTCGCTGACAAAGAGAGCGAAACGATTCTGAGAAAAGACAGGAACAACGAGCAACAGCAGCGTCTGCAAATATCGGGTTCGAAAGATTCGCAAACTATCCTCGATCCACGCAATTTCACCATGCTACCTGTGTGCTGCCCGAACAGGAAGCCGGACGAGTTCGCGATGCCGGCTACCAATTCACCCTCGGTATTCACGATTTCTGAGAAAGTCGGCGGATCCCCAGCGAGCACGGTGAAGCTGATCAGAAACGAGCGAAGCGGTTGCGCGAATCTCGTCGATTTGGCGGAGATCAACGAGGACAACGCTTTGATCGGCTCGGCAAAGAACCGGCCGGGTATGAGAGTGAACTCCATATATTCGCAGGATCGTTGGTACACCAAGGGAGCGTCGATGCTTTTCACTGACGCCAAGGAACACGGTTCGTTTCAGGTGAGTGTCGTTCGAAACCATTTGAGTCGTTCATTAATTGAGTCAAATTAATTAACTCCACGGAATAAGAAGTGGAGAAAATTACAGTGgctacaataaatatttgcacaatattgtattaattataacatttatgtgcTACTTAATTAGATCCAAATGTatcaaatttcgtatcatttattaactttactactactactactacaagaATTTAATACGACGAGTACCTAATAAAATGACGTTCCAGCGGAAAATTAGGGAGATATTTTTTGTAGGCACTGCACATAAGATAAGTTTTGGtagtaaaatttaaaatatttaagaaaggTGGAGTTATATATAACCACTTCGGTCTACAAACCACTTACTTGTCAACGCCTTGGATATTAATCTTTGGAAATCTACATACTCGCGCCTCCAGATTGTGGGAGTTTTAAACTTATTTCGATTAATGCGAGATATCGATTTCGTTTACGCGCGCGAATAAGTTGAGCACCATTGCCAGCAGTACGGGATTAGGTTGAGAACTATTGCCTCGATGCGTGGCTTGAAATTCGACTGGCCGCTAGATGGCGACGAGAAGTAGGAGTTTCTCGCTTGCGATCTCGATCGTTAGTTGGGATAAATCGGGACTTGAAGCAAAGGAAAGCATACTTACCTGGCGCAGAGGTTACCGTGATCAAGAAGGCGGTTCCTCCAGGGCGAGGCTTTTCCATTGCACTACGGTTAGGCTGACCCTTGCGAATACCCCTAATGTGGGTATCTCGGGCGTATAATTTTTGATAGTCGGGACTGCGTTCGCGCTGTCCCGGTCATATAACATTTGAGAAACTCAATAAATCCCTTTTTAAGAATTGCTTTTTAGAATACATTTTAGAATTCTCTTTTGAAAAAGATATCTAGTATATAATTATAGGTAGTAGtcaaataaacaataaattttcCCTCTAAGAACTTTTTATCTGCTTCTTTACACGTTATGTAAAACGGTTTTCACGAATCACAGGTGACTTTGTTTAGCAACTCATATATCGCTGTATCATTTGTTAGAGATTTATATCTAGAAATGAGAGAAGTAGTACCAAGCAGACATAAGTTTCATAACccaatataaatatgtatttattaattctgCGTAACAAATGAGCGAAAACGATTCTCCTTCTCGACGATTCTTATTGTTGATGCTGTTTCTCAACTGTAAGACTAATTCGTTAGTTCATTAACGTTAAAAACAGAGATCGTGATTATGTAAATACACCTGTTACTTATATACTTATTGCACGTAAACCTTACCTCCATCCGGACATGTTTAGTACATGGATACCCGTGCACTATCTCATGTGTATTTCAatacgcgtgtattaacgtATCTGTATTTTAATTCATGTGATTTTTAGTACATAGATATTTAAGAAATCTGAAAGATTTCGAGTACTTCAATATATTTACTGAAATAATATGGGGAAAAATCCCAAGGGTCAAAATACGGATACATTAATACACGTGCATTTAGATACGCCTGTATTTAAACAACATATACGAAACAATGCACGGGTACCCATGTACTGAAAGATACGCAGGTTGAGGTACGGGAAATAACGGgtcgaaaggaaagaaaaaggggagagaAGACTTTGCACACAACAAATTTCTATCTGTCGACGAGCGTCGATGATTGTTCACGGCTAAAATGCGAAGCGCATTTTGAATCTTTCGTTCGTTATTCCCTTCACATCATATCGGAGCCGTGAGTCATCCATGTGCGTAATTTGAAACCGAAACAGAATGAAAAATTGCGCGATTCACCATGGTCGAACGAAGCTCGGCTTTGATCGCACGATCGGTAAAGTCTTTTGACCATTTCATTTGTATTCTAAACAGAGAAGCCACGCCATTGATGAAGGAAGTATCCTTCGTTGTTTCacgatatatctatatatagttTGCAATCTCATGATTCGCTTTCGTCATTTCTTTTCGCGTCCTTGCCCCGTGTTTCAAAGGAAAAAAACCGTAATCTCGGTGTGACGTGTACGATTGCAacgttaaattgaaaaaaacacGCAGCGATTAGCTATTGCTCGATGCATATGTAGCTATCGAAAGGATTGGCAGACGCGGATCGCGTCGTATAAATAACTGGGAAATTTGACCTGTCGATGATCGCTTCCTCGACGAGACGAGAGTTCATTTTGCTTTCGGAGCGTCTGGCGCTTGTCCGCCCTAAACGAACAAAACGGAACGGAAGTGGAAAACGTCTATCTATAGCCAGACGCGATGATCGTTGGCCGGCAGGCAGCGTGTCGCTGCGTGGTGTACAAGTGGCGAGTCTTCCGTAAGCGTACGGGCAAAGGAAATCGACGCGACACGACACCTTCTCCCTCATCGAACGTTGCGCTTCGAATCAACACGATATACGATCGAAGGATCGAGCATCGATCGCGGTGATTTTACCGGTGCTTGGAAAGAAAGCGGAATAAGGGTCGCGTTTAACGTAGACCAGTATCGAGGACGGTAATCAGTTGGACGCGGACCACTGCCTCGGAAGGCACGACATCCGCTTACGCTCCCTATTCTTAAACAGCCGACGTAATTCGCGACTCTTCGGTTTTGcctctataaaaaaaaaagatataatacataatattgcAGATGTGATTTGGTAGCGTCACGGTTATATTTAACGCGTCGAAGGTTGGCAAGGTAGAAAATGATACCCGTTCGAGAAAAACTGCTTCGAGTTAACGCGCGCGAGTGACTGTTGATTTTGTTGCGAAAAAATTCACTATAATCGGTATCTAGATTTTCTGCCGCGCCTTCATTTGCTCTTGGGAAGCTCACATACTATTGGAAAATAGATAAGCTATTATCAAATGTATATCTAGCGAGGAGAACCGCGTGACCGGTTCGAAGAGAATGCAGTACCGATGGCTGAATTTGAGGTAAATCGCGAGCAACTTTATCTGGAAGACTTCGTAGCCGATGCACACGATCGATAAATATCGAACGATTCGATCTTACTTTTCCAGAGGGCCTACTCCCTCCCAGTGCGAACGCAAACCCCGTCTTCCCAAAATCGCATCAACCTGCGACGAAGTGTCAGAGGAGAACCACCCCCGCATCCGGCCAGACTTCGGAAGCACAGACACGGCTGGACTCTGCATCTGGCGCATCCTCTCGAGGCTTCCGGGTGTACCAGGCCCCTCGTTCTTCTGCTGATCGCGTTGCTGCTACTTTTAGGAATAGGTGCTGTTGCTCTGTACATCGCGTTTGGTGAGTGGTACGCGATACTTACATGATATCTGTCATGTTAAAAGACCGGATACAGACGAGCGTCTCTTTGATGCCGCGCCATATATCTTTCTTCGTTTTCCTAATTAAAAACAACAAAGACAGACATACGACGCAACAGAAAGCAAGGTGAAAATATCGCAATCGTCTGTACCCGGTTCAACGAAACATGAAACGTTGAAACGCACGAACGATCGCGTTTACAGTGAACCGACGGAGACAAGCGACTATCACTCGGCATCGAGATTTTATTTCACCGAGGAAATAGATCGTAGCGATCGGATGAATTCAGCCACTGAAATAAGCGCTCGCGAAACATTTAGCGAGCACGTTATTATGCTCGATTATTATAAACCAACGATCGAGCCGAGACGCTACAGCAGTAGATTATATACGTTTATATCTCGACTAAACGGATATTTTTAGTCGACAAGC
Proteins encoded in this window:
- the LOC117160937 gene encoding uncharacterized protein LOC117160937 isoform X1 — encoded protein: MENQGFEEEHQQPKSEETPISSREFRHDSHTFSFDTIGNELSPDDPVSNADGHVYEDILPGVENPSKHSGVMIGQDQALRRPLNAIEYVCKSATTRSLDREEIAGTFRRNLTLPFRRGTGLDSSLGSCSIRGTSGKRIDGRREDTEVATRNADIVAFTDDAFSSRAQSITLQSECRPSKKRRKKDCKHCRNKAAASSNDQHHQVADKESETILRKDRNNEQQQRLQISGSKDSQTILDPRNFTMLPVCCPNRKPDEFAMPATNSPSVFTISEKVGGSPASTVKLIRNERSGCANLVDLAEINEDNALIGSAKNRPGMRVNSIYSQDRWYTKGASMLFTDAKEHGSFQRAYSLPVRTQTPSSQNRINLRRSVRGEPPPHPARLRKHRHGWTLHLAHPLEASGCTRPLVLLLIALLLLLGIGAVALYIAFAEPEKLQIIQQYLKSSTNDSSSDNDVLAAGTFLRRSNSEQEQNDASAVSSTTPMQPSATSTLAASILLNGGSSFPESRAPLTSEAETEATSPSSLNSTRYCDDCLPEEVCVALVDEEAPTCRIPLDPKDPTGCAGFCLINKQKCHRLDVDAFRCVEMEHYCLDDEWTCLNTLCIPLEKHCDGHMNCYDHSDEHNCDCDLETHFQCGNETSCLPLEKRCDGKIDCWDAADEINCTLGLNLGGSCPSENEFTCSNGQCILRARFCDSLPDCLDGSDEPHGCQGRCNKHEFTCQNNRCITKGMKCNGIDDCGDGTDERHCKDRFS
- the LOC117160937 gene encoding uncharacterized protein LOC117160937 isoform X2: MENQGFEEEHQQPKSEETPISSREFRHDSHTFSFDTIGNELSPDDPVSNADGHVYEDILPGVENPSKHSGVMIGQDQALRRPLNAIEYVCKSATTRSLDREEIAGTFRRNLTLPFRRGTGLDSSLGSCSIRGTSGKRIDGRREDTEVATRNADIVAFTDDAFSSRAQSITLQSECRPSKKRRKKDCKHCRNKAAASSNDQHHQVADKESETILRKDRNNEQQQRLQISGSKDSQTILDPRNFTMLPVCCPNRKPDEFAMPATNSPSVFTISEKVGGSPASTVKLIRNERSGCANLVDLAEINEDNALIGSAKNRPGMRVNSIYSQDRWYTKGASMLFTDAKEHGSFQRAYSLPVRTQTPSSQNRINLRRSVRGEPPPHPARLRKHRHGWTLHLAHPLEASGCTRPLVLLLIALLLLLGIGAVALYIAFEPEKLQIIQQYLKSSTNDSSSDNDVLAAGTFLRRSNSEQEQNDASAVSSTTPMQPSATSTLAASILLNGGSSFPESRAPLTSEAETEATSPSSLNSTRYCDDCLPEEVCVALVDEEAPTCRIPLDPKDPTGCAGFCLINKQKCHRLDVDAFRCVEMEHYCLDDEWTCLNTLCIPLEKHCDGHMNCYDHSDEHNCDCDLETHFQCGNETSCLPLEKRCDGKIDCWDAADEINCTLGLNLGGSCPSENEFTCSNGQCILRARFCDSLPDCLDGSDEPHGCQGRCNKHEFTCQNNRCITKGMKCNGIDDCGDGTDERHCKDRFS
- the LOC117160937 gene encoding uncharacterized protein LOC117160937 isoform X4 — protein: MENQGFEEEHQQPKSEETPISSREFRHDSHTFSFDTIGNELSPDDPVSNADGHVYEDILPGVENPSKHSGVMIGQDQALRRPLNAIEYVCKSATTRSLDREEIAGTFRRNLTLPFRRGTGLDSSLGSCSIRGTSGKRIDGRREDTEVATRNADIVAFTDDAFSSRAQSITLQSECRPSKKRRKKDCKHCRNKAAASSNDQHHQVADKESETILRKDRNNEQQQRLQISGSKDSQTILDPRNFTMLPVCCPNRKPDEFAMPATNSPSVFTISEKVGGSPASTVKLIRNERSGCANLVDLAEINEDNALIGSAKNRPGMRVNSIYSQDRWYTKGASMLFTDAKEHGSFQRAYSLPVRTQTPSSQNRINLRRSVRGEPPPHPARLRKHRHGWTLHLAHPLEASGCTRPLVLLLIALLLLLGIGAVALYIAFAEPEKLQIIQQYLKSSTNDSSSDNDVLAAGTFLRRSNSEQEQNDASAVSSTTPMQPSATSTLAASILLNGGSSFPESRAPLTSEAETEATSPSSLNSTRYCDDCLPEEVCVALVDEEAPTCRIPLDPKDPTGCAGFCLINKQKCHRLDVDAFRCVEMEHYCLDDEWTCLNTLCIPLEKHCDGHMNCYDHSDEHNCDCDLETHFQCGNETSCLPLEKRCDGKIDCWDAADEINCTLACPSENEFTCSNGQCILRARFCDSLPDCLDGSDEPHGCQGRCNKHEFTCQNNRCITKGMKCNGIDDCGDGTDERHCKDRFS
- the LOC117160937 gene encoding uncharacterized protein LOC117160937 isoform X5, whose product is MENQGFEEEHQQPKSEETPISSREFRHDSHTFSFDTIGNELSPDDPVSNADGHVYEDILPGVENPSKHSGVMIGQDQALRRPLNAIEYVCKSATTRSLDREEIAGTFRRNLTLPFRRGTGLDSSLGSCSIRGTSGKRIDGRREDTEVATRNADIVAFTDDAFSSRAQSITLQSECRPSKKRRKKDCKHCRNKAAASSNDQHHQVADKESETILRKDRNNEQQQRLQISGSKDSQTILDPRNFTMLPVCCPNRKPDEFAMPATNSPSVFTISEKVGGSPASTVKLIRNERSGCANLVDLAEINEDNALIGSAKNRPGMRVNSIYSQDRWYTKGASMLFTDAKEHGSFQRAYSLPVRTQTPSSQNRINLRRSVRGEPPPHPARLRKHRHGWTLHLAHPLEASGCTRPLVLLLIALLLLLGIGAVALYIAFEPEKLQIIQQYLKSSTNDSSSDNDVLAAGTFLRRSNSEQEQNDASAVSSTTPMQPSATSTLAASILLNGGSSFPESRAPLTSEAETEATSPSSLNSTRYCDDCLPEEVCVALVDEEAPTCRIPLDPKDPTGCAGFCLINKQKCHRLDVDAFRCVEMEHYCLDDEWTCLNTLCIPLEKHCDGHMNCYDHSDEHNCDCDLETHFQCGNETSCLPLEKRCDGKIDCWDAADEINCTLACPSENEFTCSNGQCILRARFCDSLPDCLDGSDEPHGCQGRCNKHEFTCQNNRCITKGMKCNGIDDCGDGTDERHCKDRFS
- the LOC117160937 gene encoding uncharacterized protein LOC117160937 isoform X3; amino-acid sequence: MENQGFEEEHQQPKSEETPISSREFRHDSHTFSFDTIGNELSPDDPVSNADGHVYEDILPGVENPSKHSGVMIGQDQALRRPLNAIEYVCKSATTRSLDREEIAGTFRRNLTLPFRRGTGLDSSLGSCSIRGTSGKRIDGRREDTEVATRNADIVAFTDDAFSSRAQSITLQSECRPSKKRRKKDCKHCRNKAAASSNDQHHQVADKESETILRKDRNNEQQQRLQISGSKDSQTILDPRNFTMLPVCCPNRKPDEFAMPATNSPSVFTISEKVGGSPASTVKLIRNERSGCANLVDLAEINEDNALIGSAKNRPGMRVNSIYSQDRWYTKGASMLFTDAKEHGSFQRAYSLPVRTQTPSSQNRINLRRSVRGEPPPHPARLRKHRHGWTLHLAHPLEASGCTRPLVLLLIALLLLLGIGAVALYIAFAEPEKLQIIQQYLKSSTNDSSSDNDVLAAGTFLRRSNSEQEQNDASAVSSTTPMQPSATSTLAASILLNGGSSFPESRAPLTSEAETEATSPSSLNSTRYCDDCLPEEVCVALVDEEAPTCRIPLDPKDPTGCAGFCLINKQKCHRLDVDAFRCVEMEHYCLDDEWTCLNTLCIPLEKHCDGHMNCYDHSDEHNCDCDLETHFQCGNETSCLPLEKRCDGKIDCWDAADEINCTLGLNLACPSENEFTCSNGQCILRARFCDSLPDCLDGSDEPHGCQGRCNKHEFTCQNNRCITKGMKCNGIDDCGDGTDERHCKDRFS